A DNA window from Moorella thermoacetica contains the following coding sequences:
- a CDS encoding molybdopterin-binding protein, with protein sequence MARKVFVPSRPWQEALEEFLGALRSSGYLAGLPTEEIDVTQALGRVTAAPVYAAISSPHYPAAAMDGIAVRAETTFGASEQEPLELALDREAVVVDTGDPLPEGFDAVIMVEEVAFQDKTTAIIKRPAVPGQNVRPVGEDITAGEMLVPAGHSLTPYDLGGLLAAGVTRVTVRPRPRVAILPTGTEIVPPNPNPAPGEILESNGTMLAALVSQWGGVPEVYPITPDDYQLLKERLDRALEEKDLVLINAGSSAGRDDYTARLVEETGHLLTHGVATRPGKPVILGIVRDKPVIGVPGYPVSAALCAELFAKPVLYYRQGIKPPAREQVRAVLGRKIHSPLGREEFVRVRLEWEGDRLVATPTSRGAGTIMALARADGIVVVPRLSEGFPAGQEVTVNLLRPLSGR encoded by the coding sequence TTGGCACGCAAGGTCTTTGTCCCCAGCCGGCCCTGGCAGGAGGCCCTGGAGGAATTTCTGGGAGCTTTAAGGTCCAGCGGCTACCTGGCCGGGTTGCCGACTGAAGAAATAGACGTTACCCAGGCCCTGGGACGGGTGACGGCGGCTCCTGTCTATGCCGCCATCTCCTCGCCCCATTATCCGGCCGCAGCCATGGACGGCATCGCCGTCCGGGCGGAAACGACCTTTGGCGCCAGTGAACAGGAACCCCTGGAACTGGCCCTGGACCGGGAAGCCGTGGTTGTAGATACCGGCGACCCCCTGCCGGAAGGCTTTGATGCCGTCATTATGGTGGAAGAGGTTGCCTTCCAGGATAAAACTACCGCCATTATCAAGCGACCGGCCGTCCCGGGGCAGAATGTCCGGCCTGTGGGGGAAGATATCACCGCCGGGGAGATGCTGGTGCCGGCAGGCCACAGCCTGACCCCTTATGACCTGGGTGGCCTCCTTGCCGCCGGGGTTACCAGGGTGACCGTCCGGCCCCGGCCGCGGGTGGCCATCCTGCCCACGGGTACGGAGATTGTACCGCCGAATCCCAACCCGGCCCCCGGGGAGATCCTGGAATCCAACGGCACCATGCTGGCCGCCCTGGTGAGCCAGTGGGGCGGCGTGCCGGAGGTTTACCCTATCACCCCTGACGATTACCAGCTTTTAAAAGAACGCCTGGACCGGGCCCTGGAGGAAAAGGACCTGGTGCTCATCAATGCCGGTTCCTCAGCCGGCCGCGATGATTATACGGCCCGCCTGGTAGAAGAAACGGGACACCTCCTGACCCACGGTGTGGCTACCAGGCCGGGCAAACCTGTAATCCTGGGGATCGTCAGGGATAAGCCGGTGATCGGCGTGCCCGGTTACCCGGTATCGGCCGCCCTCTGCGCCGAACTCTTCGCCAAGCCGGTCCTTTATTACCGCCAGGGTATCAAACCACCGGCACGGGAACAGGTGCGGGCCGTCCTGGGCCGTAAGATCCATTCCCCCCTGGGCCGGGAAGAGTTTGTCCGCGTCCGCCTGGAATGGGAGGGGGACAGGCTGGTGGCTACTCCTACTTCGCGGGGGGCAGGAACGATCATGGCCCTGGCCCGGGCCGACGGCATAGTGGTGGTCCCGCGTTTGTCCGAAGGTTTCCCCGCCGGGCAGGAAGTAACGGTCAATCTCCTGCGGCCCCTATCAGGCCGCTAG
- a CDS encoding HD-GYP domain-containing protein: protein MGRSAGLYSDGIIDRLAINRLNLATPAVKTLFRWAAVLSLAIITILNHYARGLPFHFLLDFLYLVPVTVAALNSLLEGLAVALVAGSLRMLTNPLVFSIIKPSDYVDFLVVTGFYLVDPVTIELLRRLAWQRQQLQRNLQLTTAALLEALQMRDQYTGWHSRQVAIYARRIAASLGLSPYHQECLYLAGLLHDIGKIGVDDACLNKPGLLTPEEWQNVRRHPGLGYKIIRKVTSREEVIARAVLYHHERYDGRGYPRGLKGTSIPLEARILSVADCFDAMTTDRVYRPALSPAEAVKELMRCAGSQFDPGIVEVFYRILAADGLIQNPEEG, encoded by the coding sequence ATGGGCAGAAGTGCAGGCCTGTACAGCGATGGTATCATTGATAGGTTGGCTATCAATCGCCTGAATTTAGCCACCCCGGCAGTAAAGACCCTTTTCCGGTGGGCGGCGGTTTTATCTCTAGCTATTATTACGATTTTAAACCATTATGCCCGGGGCCTGCCTTTCCACTTTCTCCTTGACTTCCTCTACCTCGTCCCGGTAACCGTCGCCGCCCTCAATTCTTTACTCGAAGGCCTGGCGGTTGCCCTGGTGGCTGGTAGCCTGCGTATGCTTACGAACCCTTTAGTTTTTTCTATTATTAAACCCAGCGATTATGTTGATTTTCTAGTGGTAACCGGCTTTTACCTGGTCGACCCGGTGACTATAGAGCTATTGAGACGCCTGGCATGGCAGCGGCAGCAGCTCCAGCGTAATCTGCAACTGACGACGGCTGCCTTGCTCGAGGCCCTGCAGATGCGCGACCAGTATACCGGTTGGCACTCACGCCAGGTAGCCATTTATGCGCGCCGGATAGCCGCCAGCTTAGGTTTATCGCCGTACCACCAGGAGTGCCTTTACCTGGCCGGGCTGCTCCATGACATCGGGAAAATCGGCGTTGATGACGCCTGCCTGAACAAACCCGGCCTGCTGACGCCGGAAGAATGGCAAAACGTCCGCCGCCACCCCGGATTGGGATACAAGATAATAAGAAAAGTAACCAGTCGAGAAGAAGTTATTGCCCGGGCAGTCCTGTATCACCACGAGCGCTATGACGGCCGCGGTTATCCCAGAGGGCTGAAAGGTACAAGCATCCCCTTGGAAGCCCGCATTTTAAGTGTGGCCGACTGCTTTGACGCCATGACCACGGACCGGGTTTACCGGCCGGCCCTGTCCCCGGCTGAGGCTGTCAAGGAACTAATGCGCTGCGCCGGCAGCCAGTTTGACCCTGGCATAGTCGAGGTCTTCTACCGCATCCTGGCCGCGGATGGCCTGATACAGAACCCGGAGGAGGGGTAA
- a CDS encoding MOSC domain-containing protein, which yields MGRIVAVCTSANKGERKKNIGRGMLIANYGLKGDAHAGPWHRQVSLLAMESIAKMQAKGLKVGPGDFAENLTTEGIDLVSLPVGTRLKIGPSVLAEVTQIGKQCHSRCAIYQQAGDCVMPREGIFVAILTGGPVQVGDHIEVVAS from the coding sequence ATGGGCAGAATCGTAGCCGTCTGTACCTCGGCCAACAAGGGTGAGCGAAAAAAGAATATCGGCCGGGGGATGCTCATTGCCAACTACGGCCTTAAGGGGGACGCCCACGCCGGGCCATGGCACCGCCAGGTGAGCCTGCTGGCCATGGAAAGCATCGCCAAAATGCAGGCTAAAGGCCTGAAGGTCGGTCCCGGCGACTTCGCCGAGAACCTGACCACCGAAGGCATTGACCTGGTTTCCCTGCCGGTGGGCACCAGGTTAAAGATCGGCCCGAGTGTCCTGGCCGAGGTTACCCAGATCGGTAAACAATGTCACAGCCGCTGCGCCATTTACCAGCAGGCCGGCGACTGCGTCATGCCCCGTGAAGGTATCTTCGTGGCCATCCTCACGGGCGGACCGGTTCAGGTGGGCGACCATATCGAGGTGGTGGCCTCGTGA
- the groES gene encoding co-chaperone GroES: MSFQPLGDRVLIKPLEAEEKTAAGIVLPDTAKEKPQQGEVIAVGPGRLLDNGERVKMEVKAGDRVLYARYAGTELKQGDTKYLVLSERDILAVVE; encoded by the coding sequence ATGAGTTTTCAACCTTTGGGCGACCGCGTCCTCATTAAACCCCTTGAGGCCGAAGAAAAAACAGCGGCTGGCATCGTCCTGCCGGATACCGCCAAGGAGAAACCCCAGCAGGGGGAGGTAATAGCCGTTGGCCCCGGCCGTTTGCTGGATAATGGGGAACGGGTAAAAATGGAAGTCAAGGCAGGGGACCGGGTCCTCTACGCCCGGTATGCCGGCACCGAACTAAAACAGGGCGACACCAAATACCTGGTCCTCAGCGAGCGCGATATCCTGGCGGTAGTTGAATAG
- a CDS encoding MogA/MoaB family molybdenum cofactor biosynthesis protein, producing the protein MIRVAILTASDKGSRGEREDKSATIIREMVADLGEVVAYAVVPDERQLLAAKLREFCDEVGADLVLTTGGTGFSPRDVTPEATRDVIDREVPGLPEAMRAAGLKVTPQAMLSRAIAGIRGKSLIVNLPGSPKGVRENLAAILPALPHGLAILKGEAGECGQP; encoded by the coding sequence GTGATCCGGGTAGCAATCCTTACGGCCAGCGATAAGGGCTCCCGGGGCGAGCGGGAGGATAAGAGCGCGACCATTATACGGGAGATGGTGGCGGATCTCGGCGAAGTGGTGGCTTATGCGGTCGTTCCCGATGAACGCCAGCTCCTGGCCGCTAAACTGCGGGAGTTCTGCGATGAGGTGGGAGCCGACCTGGTCCTCACTACCGGCGGTACCGGTTTTAGCCCCCGGGACGTCACCCCCGAGGCCACCCGGGATGTCATCGATAGGGAGGTACCGGGCTTGCCTGAGGCCATGCGGGCCGCCGGCCTAAAGGTAACCCCCCAGGCCATGCTCTCCCGGGCCATAGCCGGCATCCGGGGGAAGTCCCTGATTGTCAACCTGCCCGGCAGTCCCAAGGGGGTGCGGGAAAACCTGGCGGCAATATTGCCGGCCCTGCCCCACGGCCTGGCCATCTTAAAGGGCGAGGCCGGCGAGTGCGGGCAGCCTTAA
- the moaA gene encoding GTP 3',8-cyclase MoaA: MQDTFQRQINYLRIAITDRCNLRCRYCMPATGVPLKGHEDILRLEEIATLARVAAGTGISRIRLTGGEPLVRKNVVTLVRELAAIPGLEEISLTTNGIFLGALAFSLKEAGLKRVNISLDTLKKDRYRYITRRGNITSVWQGIRAALAAGLTPVKLNVVITRGFNDDEILDFARLAREEPLHIRFIELMPIGTAAASGTAYVPAEEIKGRISRVYPLEPFPDLATNGPAANFRLVGGRGSVGFITPMSNHFCSRCNRLRLTADGKLRPCLYWDGEIDIKGPLRAGAPETELAAIFARAVSLKPAEHHMENGWRQPRAMSQIGG, translated from the coding sequence GTGCAGGACACCTTTCAACGCCAGATAAACTACCTGCGCATCGCCATTACCGATCGCTGTAACCTGCGCTGCCGTTATTGTATGCCGGCCACGGGGGTGCCCTTGAAGGGTCACGAGGATATCCTGCGCCTGGAAGAGATCGCCACCCTGGCCCGGGTAGCTGCCGGTACTGGTATCAGCCGGATTCGCCTCACCGGGGGCGAGCCCCTGGTCCGGAAAAACGTGGTGACCCTGGTGCGGGAACTGGCGGCCATTCCCGGCCTGGAGGAGATCTCCCTGACAACCAACGGCATCTTCCTGGGGGCCCTGGCCTTTTCTTTAAAAGAGGCCGGACTGAAGCGGGTGAATATCAGCCTGGACACCCTGAAGAAGGACCGCTACCGCTATATCACCCGCCGCGGCAACATCACCAGCGTCTGGCAGGGCATCCGGGCGGCCCTGGCCGCTGGCCTGACGCCGGTTAAACTCAATGTCGTCATTACGCGGGGCTTTAACGACGATGAGATCCTGGATTTTGCCCGGCTGGCCAGGGAAGAACCCCTGCATATCCGTTTTATCGAGCTCATGCCCATTGGTACGGCGGCCGCCTCCGGTACCGCTTATGTGCCGGCGGAGGAGATTAAGGGCCGGATCAGCCGGGTTTACCCCCTGGAACCCTTCCCGGACCTGGCAACCAACGGGCCGGCAGCCAATTTCAGGCTGGTCGGCGGCCGGGGAAGTGTGGGATTTATCACCCCCATGTCCAATCACTTCTGTTCCCGCTGTAACCGCCTGCGCCTGACGGCAGACGGCAAGCTCAGGCCCTGCCTCTACTGGGACGGGGAGATAGATATCAAAGGGCCTTTGCGTGCCGGGGCTCCGGAGACCGAACTGGCGGCTATTTTTGCCCGGGCCGTCAGCTTGAAGCCCGCCGAACACCACATGGAGAACGGCTGGCGCCAGCCCCGGGCCATGTCCCAGATAGGCGGCTGA
- the groL gene encoding chaperonin GroEL (60 kDa chaperone family; promotes refolding of misfolded polypeptides especially under stressful conditions; forms two stacked rings of heptamers to form a barrel-shaped 14mer; ends can be capped by GroES; misfolded proteins enter the barrel where they are refolded when GroES binds), with protein MAKQVVFDREAREALEKGITKLTEAVRVTLGPRGRNVVLEKKFGAPTITNDGVTIAKEVELEDPLENVGALLVREVASKTNDVAGDGTTTACVLAQAIVREGMKNVAAGANPMFMKRGIEKAVAAVVENLKAQARPVETKDSISQVASISANDPQIGALVADAMEKVGKDGVITVEESKGMETAVDVVEGMQFDRGYISPYMVTDNERMEAVLEEPYILITDKKITAVADLVPVLERVVRTGKPLLIICEDMEGEALATLVVNKIRGTFTCVAVKAPAFGDRRKAMLQDIAILTGGQVITEEAGLKLENTTLDMLGQARQVRVGKEETTIVEGRGKEEAIEARIAQIRREYEESTSDYDREKLQERLAKLAGGVAVIKVGAATETEMKEKKMRIEDALAATRAAVEEGIVPGGGTALVRAQTALDGVQAQGDELTGVRLVYRALEEPMRQIAANAGVDGSVVVEKVRQSGDSMGFNAATREYVNLFEAGIVDPLKVTRSALENAASIASLVLTTESLIADIPEEEPPVPGGGMPPM; from the coding sequence ATGGCCAAACAAGTAGTTTTCGACCGCGAAGCCAGGGAGGCCCTGGAAAAAGGTATTACCAAACTCACCGAAGCCGTCCGGGTCACCCTGGGACCCCGGGGACGCAACGTGGTCTTGGAAAAGAAATTCGGGGCCCCTACCATTACCAACGACGGCGTGACCATTGCCAAGGAGGTTGAGCTGGAAGACCCCCTTGAGAATGTGGGCGCGCTGCTGGTGCGGGAAGTAGCCTCCAAGACCAATGATGTCGCCGGCGATGGGACTACTACCGCCTGTGTTCTGGCCCAGGCTATTGTCCGGGAGGGCATGAAAAACGTGGCCGCCGGGGCCAATCCTATGTTCATGAAGCGGGGTATTGAAAAGGCGGTGGCGGCCGTGGTGGAGAACCTTAAGGCCCAGGCCCGGCCGGTGGAAACCAAGGACTCCATCAGCCAGGTAGCCTCCATTTCTGCCAATGACCCCCAGATCGGCGCCCTGGTGGCCGACGCCATGGAAAAGGTGGGGAAGGACGGCGTCATAACCGTGGAGGAATCCAAAGGTATGGAAACCGCCGTGGACGTCGTGGAAGGCATGCAGTTCGATCGCGGCTATATCTCTCCGTATATGGTCACCGACAACGAGCGCATGGAAGCCGTCCTGGAAGAGCCCTACATCCTCATCACCGATAAAAAGATTACCGCCGTGGCCGACCTGGTACCCGTCCTGGAACGGGTAGTACGGACGGGTAAACCCCTGCTTATAATCTGCGAGGATATGGAGGGTGAAGCTCTGGCCACCCTGGTGGTCAATAAGATCCGGGGCACCTTTACCTGCGTGGCCGTCAAGGCGCCGGCCTTCGGCGATCGGCGCAAGGCCATGCTACAGGACATCGCCATCCTGACGGGTGGCCAGGTTATTACCGAAGAAGCCGGCTTGAAACTGGAGAACACCACCCTGGATATGCTGGGCCAGGCGCGCCAGGTCCGGGTGGGTAAAGAGGAAACCACCATCGTCGAAGGTCGCGGCAAAGAAGAGGCCATTGAAGCCCGGATAGCCCAGATTCGCCGCGAGTACGAGGAGTCGACCTCGGACTACGACCGGGAGAAACTCCAGGAACGCCTGGCCAAACTGGCCGGCGGTGTGGCGGTCATTAAAGTCGGGGCCGCTACCGAGACGGAAATGAAAGAAAAGAAAATGCGCATCGAAGACGCCCTCGCAGCCACCCGGGCGGCGGTGGAGGAGGGCATTGTCCCCGGCGGCGGCACCGCCCTGGTACGCGCCCAGACGGCCCTGGATGGTGTCCAGGCCCAGGGTGACGAACTGACGGGGGTGCGTCTGGTCTACCGCGCCCTGGAAGAACCCATGCGCCAGATTGCGGCCAATGCCGGCGTTGATGGATCGGTGGTAGTGGAGAAGGTGCGCCAGAGCGGTGACAGCATGGGCTTTAACGCCGCTACCCGGGAGTATGTCAACCTCTTTGAAGCGGGTATTGTCGATCCCTTGAAGGTGACCCGTTCCGCCCTGGAGAATGCTGCCAGCATTGCCTCCCTGGTCCTGACCACTGAGAGTCTAATAGCCGACATTCCGGAGGAAGAACCGCCCGTTCCCGGCGGCGGTATGCCTCCCATGTAA
- a CDS encoding molybdopterin molybdotransferase MoeA gives MELFQVITLAEARRQLGRYWPLPGRREMVVPLTEALGRELVRPVVAGEDVPGFDRATMDGYAVRAVDTFSAREGEPVLLRLAGEVPMGQKAGVRVNPGEAVAVATGSMLPPGADAVVMIENTEVLEDDRVAVYKPAAPGQDLVRQGSDVRAGATVLEAGHRLRPQDLGVLASLGINRVPVYEPWRVGILATGNEIVPPEVQAGPGQVRDINSYTLYGLVRDCGAEATLYGIAPDDLETLTARVQEALAENHLVLLSGGSSVGTRDLTVQVLAGLGQPGILFHGLAIRPGKPTLAALAGTKMVFGLPGHPVSAMVSFKVLLEPLLRYGGYEGPAGRGTVTATLGSPIPSTPGREDYIRVRLEAGPDGFLAVPVPGGSSIISSMIQADGLVTIPLEEEGLEAGTKVEVELF, from the coding sequence ATGGAACTTTTTCAAGTAATAACCCTGGCGGAGGCCCGCAGGCAATTGGGGCGCTACTGGCCCCTACCTGGGCGGCGGGAGATGGTTGTACCCCTGACGGAAGCCCTGGGACGGGAACTGGTACGACCGGTGGTGGCCGGGGAAGATGTCCCCGGTTTCGACCGCGCCACCATGGACGGCTATGCCGTCCGGGCGGTTGATACCTTTAGCGCCCGGGAAGGTGAACCCGTCCTTTTGCGCCTGGCCGGGGAGGTACCCATGGGGCAAAAAGCCGGAGTCAGGGTTAACCCCGGAGAAGCCGTAGCCGTGGCCACAGGAAGTATGCTACCGCCCGGGGCGGATGCGGTGGTTATGATCGAAAACACCGAGGTCCTCGAGGACGATCGGGTCGCCGTCTATAAGCCGGCAGCCCCCGGCCAGGACCTGGTACGGCAGGGATCCGACGTCCGGGCCGGTGCCACCGTCCTCGAGGCCGGCCATCGCCTGCGCCCCCAGGACCTGGGCGTACTGGCCAGCCTGGGCATCAACAGGGTTCCGGTATACGAACCCTGGCGGGTGGGCATCCTGGCCACGGGGAATGAAATCGTCCCCCCGGAGGTCCAGGCTGGTCCCGGCCAGGTGCGGGATATTAATTCCTATACCCTTTACGGCCTGGTACGTGATTGCGGTGCTGAAGCCACCCTCTACGGCATCGCCCCCGACGACCTGGAAACCTTGACAGCCCGGGTCCAGGAAGCCCTGGCGGAAAACCACCTGGTGCTCCTCTCCGGAGGAAGTTCCGTCGGCACCCGGGATTTAACCGTGCAGGTCCTGGCTGGCCTGGGACAGCCGGGTATCCTCTTCCACGGCTTAGCCATTCGCCCGGGTAAACCAACCCTGGCGGCCCTGGCCGGCACAAAGATGGTCTTCGGCCTGCCCGGTCACCCGGTTTCCGCCATGGTGAGCTTTAAGGTCCTCCTCGAACCCCTGCTACGTTACGGCGGTTATGAGGGCCCGGCCGGCAGGGGGACGGTCACGGCGACCCTGGGCAGTCCAATTCCTTCTACTCCCGGCCGGGAGGACTATATCCGCGTCCGCCTGGAAGCAGGCCCGGATGGGTTCCTGGCCGTACCGGTACCAGGAGGTTCGAGTATAATCTCATCCATGATCCAGGCCGACGGCCTGGTAACCATTCCCCTGGAGGAAGAGGGCCTGGAAGCCGGTACGAAGGTAGAGGTGGAACTCTTTTAG
- the moaC gene encoding cyclic pyranopterin monophosphate synthase MoaC: MSNPLTHLDTKGQARMVDVGAKAVTERMAVARGRVLMSKDTLSLIIEGGMPKGDVLAVARVAGIMAAKQTGSLIPLCHPLPVSAVSVDFRPDPEAGAVEIEARVKTVSQTGVEMEALTAVSVAALTIYDMCKAVERGMVIDKIRLIEKTGGRSGHFLREGEQPWAES; this comes from the coding sequence ATGAGCAATCCTCTTACCCACCTCGATACAAAAGGGCAGGCGCGCATGGTTGACGTCGGCGCCAAGGCAGTCACCGAAAGGATGGCTGTCGCCAGGGGTCGGGTGCTCATGAGCAAGGATACCCTGAGCCTGATCATAGAGGGTGGGATGCCCAAGGGTGACGTCCTGGCCGTGGCGCGGGTGGCCGGCATTATGGCCGCCAAACAGACAGGGAGCCTGATCCCCCTCTGCCACCCCCTCCCGGTGAGCGCTGTCAGCGTCGATTTTCGCCCCGACCCGGAGGCCGGGGCTGTCGAAATCGAAGCCCGGGTGAAGACGGTCAGCCAGACGGGGGTGGAGATGGAAGCCCTGACGGCAGTGAGCGTGGCCGCCCTGACTATCTATGACATGTGCAAAGCCGTTGAGCGGGGTATGGTTATCGATAAAATCAGGCTAATCGAAAAGACTGGTGGCCGCAGCGGCCACTTCTTGCGGGAAGGGGAGCAGCCATGGGCAGAATCGTAG
- a CDS encoding FAD-dependent oxidoreductase, producing the protein MQGKKRLFFSLGTVILLVALAGWRVWAWRATTSSGPDPSQFPPAPAPAAGASYDVLVVGGQPEGVAAAIAAARQGAKVLLVEKRDGLGGLFTYGWLNFIDMNYGPHYELLTRGTFQEFYRRVHGSVFDVAEAKKVLADMVGRYPNLALSLNTSFKEPILEDNKLVGIKAVKDGRELPFYASRVIDATQNADVAAAAGVPYTVGAEDIGEKDRRQAVTLVFRLGGVDWQALARAVGSQIKDAKISDRAAWGFGSIARGYQPSTPRLRLRGFNIARQDDGSVFINALQIFGVDGLSAASREEAIKLAQRELPAITDFLRSHMPGFAGARLLGAAPELYIRETRHIKALYQLDLNDVLFNRYFPDAIALGSYPVDVQATSPEDTGYVYGRPEVYSIPFRSLVPEKIDNLLVVGRSAGYTHLAAGSARVVPIGMATGDAAGVAAVYSLQVNKNFRELAASPRDIKAIQDKLVKMGAYLKDYHIKNPLENHWAFEGLKFVNHWGLIVAGYNNDWKLDTPISRISFYYMTANALKRAAGRANLVAARAEVLKPYLEGGNLNRGDAAKLLLTYLGVDASTLDPGAAVAMAGEKGLLPLEHTSSDPAGAVTGAEAYYATERLCALLAKGSSR; encoded by the coding sequence TTGCAGGGTAAAAAGAGGTTATTCTTTTCCCTGGGTACAGTTATACTGTTAGTTGCCCTGGCGGGCTGGCGTGTCTGGGCCTGGCGGGCCACAACATCTTCCGGGCCGGACCCGTCCCAATTCCCGCCGGCGCCAGCGCCGGCGGCCGGGGCCAGCTACGACGTCCTGGTCGTTGGCGGTCAGCCGGAAGGGGTGGCGGCGGCCATCGCCGCCGCCCGCCAGGGGGCGAAAGTCCTCCTGGTGGAGAAACGTGACGGCCTGGGCGGTCTCTTTACCTACGGCTGGCTGAACTTTATTGATATGAACTACGGTCCCCATTATGAACTTTTGACCCGGGGGACCTTCCAGGAGTTTTACCGCCGGGTCCACGGCAGCGTTTTTGATGTGGCCGAGGCTAAAAAGGTCCTGGCGGATATGGTCGGCCGCTACCCGAACCTGGCCTTAAGCCTCAATACCTCTTTTAAGGAACCTATTCTCGAGGACAACAAGCTGGTAGGCATCAAGGCCGTCAAAGACGGCCGGGAGCTGCCCTTTTACGCCAGCCGGGTCATTGACGCCACCCAGAACGCCGATGTCGCCGCCGCCGCGGGCGTGCCCTACACCGTGGGCGCCGAGGATATTGGGGAAAAGGACCGGCGCCAGGCGGTAACCCTGGTCTTTCGCCTGGGCGGTGTGGACTGGCAGGCCCTGGCGAGGGCCGTGGGCAGCCAGATCAAGGACGCTAAGATTTCCGACCGGGCGGCTTGGGGATTTGGCAGTATCGCCAGAGGTTACCAGCCATCCACCCCCCGGTTGCGCCTGCGGGGGTTTAATATTGCTCGCCAGGACGACGGCAGCGTCTTTATCAACGCCCTGCAGATCTTTGGCGTTGACGGCTTGAGCGCTGCTTCCCGGGAAGAGGCTATAAAGCTGGCCCAAAGGGAACTGCCGGCTATTACCGATTTTTTACGGTCCCACATGCCCGGTTTTGCCGGCGCCCGGCTCCTGGGCGCGGCGCCGGAACTCTATATCCGGGAAACCCGGCATATCAAGGCCCTTTACCAGCTGGACTTGAACGACGTCCTTTTTAACCGTTACTTTCCCGATGCCATTGCCCTGGGCTCCTACCCGGTGGACGTCCAGGCCACCTCGCCTGAGGATACGGGTTATGTCTACGGCCGGCCGGAGGTCTACAGCATTCCCTTCCGCTCCCTGGTGCCGGAGAAAATCGATAACCTCCTGGTGGTGGGGCGTTCGGCCGGCTACACCCACCTGGCTGCCGGCAGCGCCCGGGTGGTACCCATTGGCATGGCTACCGGCGACGCCGCCGGGGTGGCGGCCGTTTATTCTCTGCAGGTAAATAAGAACTTTCGGGAACTGGCGGCCAGCCCCCGGGACATTAAGGCCATCCAGGACAAACTGGTGAAGATGGGGGCCTACCTCAAGGATTATCATATAAAGAACCCCCTGGAGAATCACTGGGCCTTTGAAGGTTTAAAATTTGTCAACCACTGGGGCCTGATTGTCGCCGGTTATAATAACGACTGGAAGCTGGACACCCCCATCAGCCGTATCAGTTTTTATTATATGACGGCCAATGCCTTAAAGAGGGCGGCCGGCCGGGCCAACCTGGTGGCAGCCAGGGCGGAGGTTTTAAAACCCTACCTGGAAGGCGGCAACTTGAACCGGGGTGACGCAGCCAAACTTCTCTTGACCTACCTGGGGGTAGACGCCAGCACTCTGGACCCCGGAGCAGCCGTGGCCATGGCTGGAGAAAAGGGACTTCTGCCCCTGGAGCATACGAGCAGCGATCCGGCCGGGGCAGTTACCGGAGCCGAAGCTTACTACGCTACGGAAAGATTATGCGCCCTGCTGGCCAAGGGAAGCTCCAGGTAA